The stretch of DNA ATAGTACTATGTCTTTTTAAGAGAGAGTAAAAAAAAGATAAGAAAATTTAATTAAAATAATTTGTATTTTAAACAAAGTGATATATATTATAAATTAATAATGATTATTATATTAAATAATAATCATTATTAATTTCAAGGAAGGAGAATATTTATGAGAAAAAACTTATTTATATTTACATTGTTAGTTGTAGGATTAGTATCTTGTGATCTAAATTCTAAATTATTGGGTAATAAAGAAAGAAATAAAGATCTTTCAAAAGAGGTTGTAAATAGTGTTCAAGGAGATGAGGCCTACAAAGAAGTTAATATCAATGGTTTAGAAAAGGTTGTAGATGATATTCAAGGAGATGAACCAGCAAAGGAAGATAAGGATGTTGCTGAGAAGAAAAAATTAATATCTGAACTTAAAAAGGATACCGAAGGTCTTATTAAAGTAGTAAATAAGGATAAGGCTGAAGTTGAGGATGGAAATCAATATGGAATGAAGGATAAAGTATTTAAAGCAGTGACAGATACTGTTAATAATAAGACACTAGATAATGATGAGAATAAGGAAGCAAGAAGATTATTTTATTCCTCTTTGGGATACGATAAAGAGAAAATAAAAGATTTTGCAAATATTCTTAAAAATATCGAAACAGATGATACAAACAAGGGTACATGGATTAAGGATATAATGAGTGCAGGTAGAGAACATCTTCAATCTAATTTTGAGAAAATAATTGATAAAGTAGAAAAGAGTAAAGATAAACTTGATAAATTGAGTCTTGTTGATTTAAAAGAAGTTAAAACAAAGTTTGACGAAATTAAGTCACAAAGAGAAGCTTTTATAAAAGCTGTAGGTAGTCTTATTTCATCTTATAAAGCCAAGACAGGTGGTATTGATTCTGACAGTGAGAAATTAATAAAGCATGTTGAGAGAGAATATAAAGATCTCATTACAGTTAAAATTCCTGGAATGAAATTAGTATATGATAAGATTATAGGTGTTCTAGATACAATTAAGTAATTATTATAATATTTAAATACAAAGGAAGATAGGCTTTGTTAAGCTATCTTCCTATTTTTATTTAGAGTAAGTAAAAATACTATTTATCTGGCAACAATACCTGTGCGAGTAAGTAAGTCTTTTACTAATGTAAGTTTTGAGTATGGATTTCGTAATGCTTGGTATGTTTGGTAATCATTATAAGATGATGTCGGATATGCTTGATGATCTTTGTTATTAAATTCTTGTATTTTTGTAATTAAAGAACTTACTTCAGTTTTGAGTTCATCTAATTTTGTCTTTGCAGACAGGTCGCTTTGTAAATTTCCACCGTAATCATTATAAGTAATCAGAATTGTTGCTGAATTTAAACTCTTCTCAATTTCACTTAGAAGTTTTTTAAGATCTGCTTCTAATTTATCT from Borrelia parkeri encodes:
- a CDS encoding complement regulator-acquiring protein, which codes for MRKNLFIFTLLVVGLVSCDLNSKLLGNKERNKDLSKEVVNSVQGDEAYKEVNINGLEKVVDDIQGDEPAKEDKDVAEKKKLISELKKDTEGLIKVVNKDKAEVEDGNQYGMKDKVFKAVTDTVNNKTLDNDENKEARRLFYSSLGYDKEKIKDFANILKNIETDDTNKGTWIKDIMSAGREHLQSNFEKIIDKVEKSKDKLDKLSLVDLKEVKTKFDEIKSQREAFIKAVGSLISSYKAKTGGIDSDSEKLIKHVEREYKDLITVKIPGMKLVYDKIIGVLDTIK